The following coding sequences lie in one Phyllopteryx taeniolatus isolate TA_2022b chromosome 4, UOR_Ptae_1.2, whole genome shotgun sequence genomic window:
- the unc93b1 gene encoding protein unc-93 homolog B1, with protein MMAARDVEEEFKDADQIVALPNGDANEMLAVGQEDNMQGQMEEFLGPQAEYNEEEEERKYYRRKRLGVIKNVLAASIGAMIIYSVYMGLLQMQLILHYDMTYREVKYSNLGLEDIDRKMLRGINVTPILALLYTPILIRFLGTKWMMFLASGIYAFFVSTNYWERYYTLVPAAVAIGVAIVPLWASLGNYITRMAQQYYEYVNYKEEHVQEQKKIPKGACHKYIIIFQSVFSVIFHLSFVFAEFPMSLILNGYILENDHVLCNVKSCGAEVSGVIPGFNTTILKSLPQSMKLIIVESVLMVFAFISMIIFLVLCGAAYRPTEEIDLRSIGWGNIFQLPFKHLRDYRLRLLCPFFIYSGLEILFAISGFTLSYGVCTLGLQKLWLLIVVYGLSCSVFSFLSLGLLSLPRWVCLAGGAAVHWVLLVVLMVFSPSPQQLVYEGPLLMISVLWGLGTALNKTGVSILLGILYAEEKERLDFVYTIYHWLQAIAIFVVYLWSELPMRAKLAILLATLLLACYCYWVMERRIAKKERHRLPRIPRPRHKVKGYRYLEEGNSDESDSERSEEDDENDDEEQLVNEFGAEDMEAERQDVGAQGADSLRARRKRPESHQHGGEDSHVTEGQRG; from the exons ATG ATGGCGGCCAGGGATGTGGAGGAGGAGTTCAAAGATGCGGATCAGATTGTAGCGCTCCCTAATGGTGATGCTAATGAAATGCTGGCTGTGGGGCAAGAAGACAACATGCAGGGCCAG ATGGAGGAGTTTTTGGGTCCACAGGCAGAATacaacgaggaggaggaagagagaaaATATTACAGGAGGAAGCGGTTAGGAGTCATCAAGAATGTTCTTGCAGCCAGCATTGGAGCCATGATCATATACAGCGTATACATGG GGTTACTGCAGATGCAGCTTATCCTTCATTATGATATGACTTATCGTGAAGTAAAGTACAGCAACCTCGGTCTAGAGGACATCGATCGGAAGATGCTAAGGGGAATCAACGTCACGCCCATACTAGCCCTGCTGTACACGCCCATTCTCATCAG GTTTCTAGGAACAAAGTGGATGATGTTTCTGGCTTCAGGAATCTATGCATTTTTTGTCTCGACCAATTACTGGGAGCGCTACTACACCTTGGTTCCAGCTGCTGTTGCCATCGGTGTGGCCATTGTGCCACTATGGGCCTCCCTTGGTAATTATATCACAAG gaTGGCACAACAGTATTATGAATACGTCAACTATAAGGAAGAGCATGTACAGGAGCAGAAGAAGATTCCAAAAGGAGCGTGCCACAAATACATCATCATCTTCCAGTCAGTCTTCAGTGTCATCTTCCAT CTGAGCTTCGTCTTTGCCGAGTTCCCCATGAGTCTCATCCTCAATGGCTACATCCTTGAGAATGATCACGTTCTCTGCAATGTCAAAAGCTGTG GGGCCGAAGTCAGTGGTGTGATTCCGGGATTCAACACCACCATCCTGAAAAGTCTACCACAGTCCATGAAGCTGATCATAGTGGAGAGCGTCCTCATGGTCTTTGCATTCATTTCCATGATCATT TTCCTTGTGCTGTGTGGCGCCGCGTACCGCCCAACAGAGGAGATCGACCTCCGTAGTATTGGCTGGGGAAACATCTTCCAGCTTCCTTTCAAACATTTGAGGGACTACCGCCTGAGGCTTCTCTGCCCATTCTTCATCTACAGTGGATTGGAAATCCTCTTCGCCATCAGTGGATTCACCCTG TCCTATGGCGTATGTACTTTGGGCCTACAAAAACTGTGGCTCTTGATTGTGGTCTATGGGCTCTCCTGCTCCGTCTTCTCTTTCCTGTCCCTCGGCCTCCTAAGCCTCCCGCGCTGGGTGTGTCTGGCAGGAGGAGCTGCTGTGCATTGGGTACTGTTGGTGGTACTCATGGTGTTTTCGCCATCTCCTCAACAACTGGTGTACGAGGGCCCTCTTCTGATGATTTCTGTGCTATGGGGTCTTGGTACGGCCCTGAACAAGACTGGAGTCAGCA TCTTGCTTGGCATTTTATATGCTGAGGAGAAAGAACGTCTCGACTTTGTCTACACAATCTATCACTGGTTGCAGGCCATTGCCATCTTTGTAGTCTACCTCTGGTCAGAGTTGCCAATGAGG GCTAAACTTGCCATCCTGTTAGCGACTTTACTGCTAGCCTGCTACTGCTACTGGGTGATGGAGCGCCGCATAGCCAAAAAAGAGCGCCATAGGCTGCCCCGCATACCTCGACCAAGGCACAAG GTCAAAGGTTATCGCTACCTGGAAGAAGGCAACTCTGATGAGTCAGATTCCGAGAGAAGCGAGGAGGATGACGAAAATGATGACGAGGAGCAATTGGTGAATGAGTTTGGAGCGGAGGACATGGAGGCCGAACGCCAGGATGTTGGAGCCCAGGGAGCTGACTCACTCAGGGCCAGGAGGAAGAGGCCTGAGAGTCACCAGCACGGGGGGGAGGACAGCCATGTGACGGAGGGCCAGAGGGGGTGA
- the timm10 gene encoding mitochondrial import inner membrane translocase subunit Tim10, producing MDPMKAQQLAAELEVEMMADMYNRMTNACHRKCVPPHYKEAELTKGESVCLDRCVAKYLDLHERLGRKLTELSVQDEDMMRKAAVGSG from the exons ATGGATCCCATGAAGGCGCAGCAACTGGCGGCGGAGCTGGAGGTGGAGATGATGGCTGACATGTACAACCG AATGACCAACGCCTGCCACAGAAAGTGTGTGCCCCCACATTACAAAGAGGCAGAGCTGACGAAAGGCGAATCCGTGTGCCTGGACCGCTGCGTGGCCAAATACCTGGACCTCCACGAGAGGCTGGGACGCAAGCTAACAGAGCTCTCAGTCCAAGATGAGGACATGATGAGGAAAGCAGCTGTCGGCAGCGGATAG
- the LOC133476505 gene encoding uncharacterized protein LOC133476505 produces the protein MQHYHLRGYEMKLLGELQKQQNSAQFCDTLLQTDGISVPTHSCVLAALSPYLSQKLLATPYPPPGQKRQLQLQPLKAHTLLKLVGLLYSGELEVKGSVEQNDLMDAVRTFGITPLIERPRNEATMDEELQKNHVGSFSKCCKFTNAGREKAKCRIIKDALVHIETAVRKDTDRSVEKKSCVSTGTQTPLENQTKPLTPEHIRWPTQNIPLDVCVTRSHQSSVLITNAMSNGEVSSHWTASSDTDTSFSQRPQHRCFDSVGSTHVLTQTKGNSKTSRDQVKKKPEDKNANSAETRPAVASIAKKNLAKMKLMESTQFSVKVKLRRRTKEKVWEVVSTQDEDDTVSVFASLSEESHQSAAQSSHNHIAQVEPSNSTKPPIHPNTISEPSHHFIDHTAQHQNGTLQSAPVPQPQGLAEESDEQIEKMLEDIMMGLNILPALEAPEDDTGQSKMLSDAPSAESPRYQIFGEQSVHMSTCTAQNQLNFKSVPLLEPSGVIMPQQPFLQALSSASSMGQIDRLSQHDRTYPPFQERQPLSSFSPTCFNDMQLPRCLSPIEPFTSVGIDEATTNEHQSSRCARPLLTEQSLLVFPLSDGEDKRPPLSKRHQSKLPKQCLKQLEYEPQQSRNCALSCIKNKMGMCPTAAERKAYPQRIKRTLVHNKGVTTDGNVVPKKRKVCVDYPKGCSSSICDDLRSKKNIRICSVSLSRNNVLAKERKMATGSPKSPPSCSGKHDQQSTTNDHLKKRTRSTGPKKLVNTRQSHIKTRVFLKTTQVPPSDTCTQSITDTNSEVHSPTVASNTKVSFFKKKRGRPPKKAALPVILKSEIQEKMEEELLKINLEKSDKIKGKGPKIRNGRGEEQVVPLKSIKNAAKSDDDSAPKSMVAFTEFQTFVKTQHLKKKKSAESQEAGKNVLNGDNHEDNDFIQLQVESPVNVSVSTGQNPNQVLNKSTDEREGLQQHGSGRSSGKGTTSRDEHSLEDVVKRSVAQHAEMDQTPKIQELNFVVMPNKHSNPGCSPSDRQPCPQNQMSLEPNMNPQISTCSSPAAGAPNSPESSQEGVIEVDALLSSPEKLPVIRQCEYALGHTDTTQSEEEGEIDVTGDEMG, from the exons ATGCAGCACTACCATTTGCGGGGCTACGAGATGAAGCTTCTTGGAGAACTccagaaacaacaaaacagcgCCCAGTTCTGTGATACACTTTTGCAAACGGATG GTATCTCTGTACCCACCCATAGCTGTGTTCTAGCAGCTCTTAGCCCTTACTTGTCTCAGAAACTGTTGGCCACACCATATCCTCCACCTGGACAAAAACGTCAGCTCCAGCTTCAGCCTTTGAAGGCCCACACCCTGTTGAAGCTGGTTGGTCTACTCTACTCAGGGGAGTTGGAGGTAAAGGGAAGCGTGGAGCAGAATGATTTGATGGATGCAGTCCGGACGTTTGGGATCACACCCCTCATAGAAAGACCGAGAAACGAGGCTACAATGGACGAGGAACTCCAGAAGAATCATGTTGGGAGTTTTAGTAAATGTTGCAAGTTTACAAATGCAGGCAGAGAGAAGGCTAAATGCAGGATAATAAAAGATGCACTAGTACACATTGAGACGGCAGTAAGGAAAGATACAGATCGTTCAGTGGAAAAGAAAAGTTGCGTATCCACAGGTACACAAACGCCATTAgaaaatcagactaaacctctAACTCCAGAGCATATCAGATGGCCAACCCAAAACATCCCATtagatgtgtgtgtgacaaGATCACACCAATCTTCTGTCTTGATCACAAATGCAATGTCAAATGGCGAAGTGTCCAGCCACTGGACCGCCAGTTCCGACACTGACACTTCCTTCTCTCAGAGACCTCAGCATCGATGTTTTGATTCTGTTGGCAGTACTCATGTGCTGACGCAAACAAAGGGCAATAGTAAGACAAGTAGAGATCAAGTAAAGAAGAAGCCAGAAGACAAAAATGCCAATTCAGCAGAGACTAGGCCTGCAGTTGCCAGTATAGCAAAGAAGAACCTTGCCAAGATGAAACTGATGGAGTCAACGCAATTTTCTGTTAAG GTGAAGCTGAGAAGGAGGACAAAGGAAAAAGTATGGGAGGTTGTGTCCACGCAAGATGAGGATGACACAGTGTCGGTGTTTGCCTCCTTGTCTGAG GAATCCCACCAAAGTGCAGCTCAGTCATCGCATAACCACATTGCACAAGTTGAACCAAGCAATTCCACTAAACCGCCAATCCACCCCAATACCATATCTGAACCATCACATCACTTCATTGATCACACTGCCCAACACCAAAATGGAACGCTCCAATCGGCTCCTGTTCCACAGCCTCAGGGCCTTGCAGAAGAATCTGATGAGCAGATAGAGAAGATGTTGGAGGACATCATGATGGGTCTGAACATCCTGCCCGCATTGGAAGCTCCGGAGGACGACACAGGGCAGAGTAAGATGCTATCAGACGCCCCTTCTGCTGAAAGTCCGCGTTACCAGATCTTTGGGGAACAAAGTGTCCATATGTCAACATGCACAG ctcAGAACCAGCTCAACTTTAAAAGTGTGCCCCTTCTTGAGCCTAGTGGTGTGATAATGCCTCAGCAACCGTTTCTTCAGGCTCTCTCATCTGCCAGCTCAATGGGGCAAATTGATCGACTGAGCCAACATGATCGAACCTACCCACCCTTCCAGGAGAGGCAGCCCTTGTCTTCATTTTCTCCAACTTGTTTCAACGATATGCAACTTCCTAGATGCCTCTCACCAATAGAGCCATTCACTTCAGTAGGAATTGATGAGGCAACCACTAACGAGCATCAGTCTTCTCGCTGTGCAAGACCCTTGCTCACAGAACAGTCGTTACTAGTTTTTCCACTTTCTGATGGAGAAGACAAACGGCCACCTTTATCGAAGAGACATCAAAGCAAACTGCCAAAGCAATGCCTCAAACAACTGGAGTATGAACCACAGCAAAGCCGAAACTGTGCACTATCgtgtattaaaaacaagatGGGAATGTGTCCAACTGCTGCTGAAAGGAAGGCTTACCCCCAGAGGATAAAGAGAACTTTAGTACATAACAAAGGTGTTACTACGGATGGTAATGTAGTGCCTAAAAAAAGGAAAGTGTGTGTTGATTATCCAAAAGGTTGCAGTAGTTCAATCTGTGATGATCttagaagtaaaaaaaacataaggatTTGCTCAGTTAGTTTGTCACGAAACAACGTCCttgcaaaagaaagaaaaatggccACAGGTTCCCCGAAATCACCACCCAGTTGTTCAGGGAAACATGATCAACAGTCAACCACAAACGACCATCTGAAAAAGAGAACCAGAAGTACTGGGCCTAAAAAATTGGTGAATACGCGCCAAAGCCACATTAAGACCAGAGTGTTTCTGAAAACAACTCAAGTGCCACCAagtgacacatgcacacaaagtaTCACAGATACAAACTCTGAGGTCCACAGTCCAACAGTTGCATCAAACACCAAAGTCTCTTTCTTCAAGAAGAAACGTGGGAGACCACCAAAAAAGGCTGCCCTTCCAGTCATTTTAAAGAGTGAAATCCAGGAGAAAATGGAAGAGGAATTGTTAAAGATAAACTTGGAAAAGAGtgataaaataaaaggaaaaggcCCAAAAATACGTAATGGAAGAGGTGAGGAGCAGGTTGTTCCACTGAAAAGTattaaaaatgctgcaaaatcTGATGATGACAGTGCGCCCAAAAGCATGGTTGCTTTCACAGAATTTCAGACTTTTGTAAAGACccaacacttaaaaaaaaagaaatcagctgAAAGCCAAGAAGCTGGTAAGAATGTCTTAAATGGAGATAATCATGAAGACAATGACTTTATTCAGCTTCAGGTAGAATCTCCTGTAAATGTCAGTGTTTCGACTGGTCAAAATCCCAATCAAGTTCTCAACAAATCAACGGATGAGAGAGAAGGATTACAACAACATGGCTCAGGGAGGTCTTCAGGAAAGGGGACCACTTCAAGGGATGAGCATTCTTTAGAGGATGTGGTCAAAAGATCAGTTGCTCAACATGCTGAGATGGACCAAACACCCAAGATACAAG AATTGAACTTTGTTGTGATGCCGAATAAACATAGTAACCCAGGTTGCTCCCCTAGTGACAGACAACCATGTCCTCAaaatcaaatgtctttggagCCCAACATGAACCCCCAGATCAGTACATGTTCGTCTCCTGCCGCTGGTGCACCAAATAGCCCAGAAAGCAGCCAAGAAGGGGTAATCGAGGTAGATGCTCTGCTCTCCTCCCCAGAAAAATTGCCTGTCATCAGGCAATGTGAGTATGCACTCGGCCACACTGATACTACACAAAGTGAAGAGGAGGGAGAAATTGATGTGACAGGAGATGAGATGGGCTGA